The Brassica napus cultivar Da-Ae chromosome C7, Da-Ae, whole genome shotgun sequence genomic interval atatcttggcgttcccaaaaacaaacgctcgtggctacttcttcaaatcatgctgagatcattgcactccatgaagcaagtagagaatgtgtatggctgagatcaatgagccgacacatctgttcaagcagcgggattggtgaaaatacggagccaactattctatatgaagataatgcagcatgtgtttctcaaacaaaggacggatatattaaaagcgatagaacaaagcatattcatccgaagttcttctcatacactcaagagctcgtaaagaagaaagagattgaagtaagatatgtccaatcatgcgacaatgcagctgacctcttcacaaaatcacttctgacttcggtattcagaaaacatgttcgtaacattggaatgcgtcatcagaaggatctataactgctcattcgagggggagcttatgtagttgtactctttttaacttactatggtttttcccattgggttttcctagaaaggtttttaacgaggcaacaaagacgttaagcgagagtggATAATAacaccggtccccaagggggagtgttatggaAGCGTCGTATTGCAAACGGGGGAGGCGCATAATTTGTTGACTTTAATATCATTATGGGTCCCACTGTCACTATGCATGCACAGTAACTTTACTTTTcatttctatataaacgatcgtttcgATCGTTTGTAAGACACACCATCCTTCTCATTCTAATAACACATCCTCTATTCTTATCAGTGTTATTTTCTtcgtacgggtataaaattttgcctttatttaaattcctacgatataataaaataccagttttttttataacatttataGCATTATTATTGGTTGTGATTTTTCGTCAAAAATTGTCTCAacacttttttttaatgtgaacACAATAATAATTGTGTAATAAAGTTTGTTTGTGTCAATAATAACTGATTCAAACAAATACAACAAGTGAAGTTAATGGCTTTATTTGGTGTAGGGTGACAACAAATTGAAATGGGTCCAACAAACTAACACTTACCTATgtgtgctttattatttttttggaaattttacaAGATTAATTTGATTGGCTAACAGAAATGATATCTAGCCTAAACGACCAATATGAATGATTTGTGCATCTGATTTATTCTcctccacacacacacacacacatatatatatatatatatatatatatatatatatatcattgagGAAGTGTCGGTTTCTAGCATCCTCACATAAGTCACGGGCGTCTATTAGAGTCCAACCATTTTCTGATTTCCATCACCAATATCGATAAGCTTTCTATTCACTAAATCGACAGGTACAACAGCCACGTGGTTATCAAAATTCAACCAAACCTACTAAAGAGAatataaccaaaccaaaatcgaGTTACAAATATTCTCAAAAGCCGATTGCTTACACTATTTTATACCAAATAAATGGGCTACAATTTAAATCAAACGAATTGGCTCGGTTTTGTCTTCTCTTAAAAACCAACTTCTTTAATTAACATTTACACTACTTCAATATACTTTAATTTGAGTCCAAAACCAAATTCGAATCCAAGGTATACCGGAAAAAAAATTGCCAAATTGAATAGAAACGACGAAGTTAGCTTCTAATTCGGTTTACTCTACTCAATAACCAAAAGAAACTAAACCGAACAAACCGAATCTCTCATTGCTATAAGTTGCACAAAAACAAACTTCTCAGCATTCTCTTTGAACATTTCCTTCAATCTTACTAAGACCCAAAAGCAATAATGGATTCAGAAATAGATGTCGACAACTCTCCAGCTTATCGAGTCTACAAGAGTGGCCGCATCGAGCGTCTCTCAGGAGAAACATTCAAACCACCTTCTCTAACCCCCGAAAACGGCGTCGTTTCCAAAGACACAGTCTATTCCCCGGAGCATAACCTCTCCGTCCGCATATTCCTCCCGGAGAAAGCCTCCGCCACCGGTGAAAAGCTGCCACTCCTCGTCTACTTCCACGGCGGAGGCTTCGTCATCGAAACCGCGTTTTCACCGACTTACCACGCCTTCCTCACATCAACCGTCGCCGCCGCAGATTGCTTAGCGATCTCGGTGGACTACCGTCGTGCGCCGGAGTTTCCGATTCCGGTCCCGTACGGAGACTCGTGGGACGCTCTCAAATGGGTGCTCCCTCACGCCTCCGGAGCCGGACCGGAACAGTGGATAAACAAACACGCCGACTTCGGGAAACTGTTCCTCGCCGGAGACAGCGCCGGCGGAAACATCTGTCATCATCTCGCGACACGTGCGAAGCGAGAGGGGATAGACTCGCTCATCTCCGGTGTCGTCTTGATCCATCCCTACTTCTGGGGGAAGACTCCTGTTGACGAGTTCGAGACGAGAGACGAGACGAAGAGGAGAGGTATTGAAGCGCGTTGGAGAGTCGCGAGCCCGAATAGTGAAGACGGAGTGGATGATCCGCTGTTTAACGTGGTGGGGTCCGAGACGGTTGATCTATCCGGGTTAGGTTGCGGGCGGGTTCTGGTGGTGGTGGCGGGGGATGACACGTTTGCGAGACAAGGTTTGGGTTACGCGGCGAAGCTGGAGAAGAGTGGGTGGGAAGGAGAAGTTGAGGTGATGGAGATTAAAGACGAAGGTCATGTTCATCATTTGAAGAGTCCTGATACTGATAATGCTCGTAAAGTGGTGAACAAAGTTGCagagtttattaaaaagtaagaTTGTTGTactattgattttatatttttatatgatgatTATGAATAAATTTGATGCTTATCAGTTTAAACTATGAGCACTATACACCTAGTTGTTTACAACACAACGACTTACAGTCATCTGCTAGTTAATATATACACAGTTGAAACATATGTTgttattttaaactaaataaagGAGTGTAGTAACGGCTGCGAGCGATTTTGGACCACAGGGTGAGCCAATGATCAAATGCGTCAAAATCTACCAGAAGCGAGATAATTCATTGCTTCAGCCTTCAAATATCGCAGAACTATCCAGAAACGCTTTACCACATGGTTGTACTCTTACGTAGCTCATATAAAACGATCTTACTATAAATAGCACGCACGCGTCCAAATTTTTTCTACACGTATGCACTTGAATACATTGCGTGAAGCCACCACAAAAGTCTTCTTCCTCACCTTGCAAAACCGTCTACGTGTCTAGAGGTCTCAAAGATACGCTTGTCTCCGCTTggcattacaaaaaaaaaacaagttgcaTGGCACAAAGTTGGATCAAGCCAGTTTTTGCGCTCTTGTTTAATTCTTACTGTAGAATAGTTCACTTATACGGACCCTATTGGGTACATGTGTTGAGCTATTTTGAAAGGGAGCTTAGAAGATAAGGAGCATCTTCTTTTTATTCGAAGTATGAAGAGATCACTGAGGAGCCTGGTTTTCAAGTCAAGAGACCCGCTGAGTTCTTGAAACCGTCCATTCACGGAGGAAGAGAGCGGATCGGTGGAGTACATCGTGAACTTGTGTACTTTGCCTAGTTTGAGCAGCTTGGAGATTAAAAAGAATGGGACGATTTCCATAACTCGGTAGGATTAGGTCTCTGACTTGTGTCTCAAGTTACCTTATGTTTAAAGCTTAATTCAACATTCTTCCTCCTTTAAGCTTAAACTTGCACATCTTGAACTCCAGTAAGATTTCTCATCtccttgaattttattttaccaaacGATTTTGTGAGGATATCTGCCTTTTGTTCACTTCCAACCATGAAACACAAGATTCTTTGTAAGCGCAATTGCAGATTTATTGTCGACTTTGATGGTTACTCTTTTGCATTCTTCTCCGACGGCTTCACTCAAGAGTTCTTGAAGCCAAATTGCCTTAGTTTCCGCCATAAACTCTGCTTCACAACATGTGTTGAACAATTGAAAAGTGAGCTATTCTAAGGAGAATGTTTTGTTTATGAAGTATGAAGAGATCATTGAGGAGCCTCGTTTTCAAGTCAAGAGACCCGCTGAGTTCTCGAATTGTCCATTCACCGAGGAGGAACAAGAGAGTGGATCGGTGGAGGAAACTGTGAACTTGTAGTTTGCGTAGACGACAAGAGTTGGTGTAGAATCCAATGTGTTCTTTAGGAAATGTGACGTTGGTGATTGGAAGAGTTATCTCATTCCTCAAATGGCGAAAACGATTGAAGAGATCGTTGGATGTTAGACTAAGAGGTCCGGTTTTGATATTTCAATAAAGTTGTTTTTACTTAAGCAGACATAAAATTTcagtgaaaaaattatgttctTGGCTTCGAATTTTCATAGGTGGTTAAGTCTTAAGGTTATTATTACAAACTAGCAAGGTCATTTATTATTACAAACTACACCTCCAAGATTCAAAGTGACCATCACCATAAAGACAAAAAGGTTGGAGTCAAAATACTGCTTTCCTCACTTGCGGTTTACCATCTTATTGCTCCTGCACTCAAAACAACAGAGAATGCATGGTTGGATTCAATTCCTATCTTTGATCTATGTGAGAGTAGAGAAGCTTGTATTCAAACCTCTTGTTGCACTGAATATTTCATTCATCTGTTGCACTGAATATTTCATTCATCTgaagggaaaacaaaaaaaaatggtgttaagtaagaagaagaatataTACTCTTTTGTATTgattaatgaacaatcaatcaatcaccTTATACTCTGTTCCTGACAAAACAGCGCAACCAGCAGCGCAGAAGAGTGCGTGTGAAGGCTTCAGTTTCAAGCCTCGGTTCACAAAAGAGTATGCCAACCCACCACCTAATCCCGAGACCAAGCTGCAGAGTTGTCAAACCCCGAATCAGAAACAAAAATTctgtaataaaatatacaatcaaaaacataaaacaggGTTTCATCAAATTAATATCAAACAACATGAAGATTCTCAGCTAAGGAGAGTGCATAAACATGATGATCAAAAGTAAGAGTTTGGAAAGAATGAAACTTTACTGATTCGTAAGATCGTCTTTGCCTCTGATTCCTCTCATCATGGATTCAATTCCACAACCTGCAGCGGCTAATGCTGAACACTCCCGAGCAAACTTACGAACATACTGATTCACAGAAACCAAAATTCTCTTTTGATTATACAATGAAATTATTACATGAAAGAAATGGGTTTAATTAGGGTTTTATTAAACCTGAGCTTGACTCAGTGGGGCTAGGCCTCGATATAGACGCCGGAACAGTGGGGGTATGATCATTCCTGCTATACCTCCGTAAATAGCTCCGGCGAGACCGCCATTTACCACAGCGGTGAAGGGTGTAACTGTTTGTTCGCTTTTCATTTCCTCTCTCTTTGAATCTTCTTTGAGCACACCCAGCTCATATACTGCTGGCAGGAGCTTTAACCTAAAGCAACAACTAACTAACCGTAGGTAGAGTTAATCCAATTGGTACCATAACCACACTCAATGCTTCATGCAAAGCAGCATGCTTTCTTTGTctcatgagagagagagagagaaagagagagagagagagagagagaacgtgGCTCAACGGTTTTAGACTTGTCCTTGAAACCTCTGTCTTCATCCAAGGCACTTGCTTTTTCCTCTTCAAATACAACTCTCCATTTGATTAATAAACAGCTCTTGGATTCAAACTAACTCCACAACATTACTTGTTGTTATTTCAATAAGGATTTCGTTTGATGTTTCGATAAGGTTTTCGTTTGATGTACTAAACGCTTGGTGTCTACACTACACgagcatatattttttttaaataactatctaaaataaattatattcatattttagcAAACTTaacatccatttttttttttgaattagttATTGCTTGACAAATATCTCTAAGTTTTTATGAATATGTTAAAATGccatttcttttttaataaattatattatttaagattAGGAAAGccatttttttaca includes:
- the LOC106396569 gene encoding probable carboxylesterase 7 produces the protein MDSEIDVDNSPAYRVYKSGRIERLSGETFKPPSLTPENGVVSKDTVYSPEHNLSVRIFLPEKASATGEKLPLLVYFHGGGFVIETAFSPTYHAFLTSTVAAADCLAISVDYRRAPEFPIPVPYGDSWDALKWVLPHASGAGPEQWINKHADFGKLFLAGDSAGGNICHHLATRAKREGIDSLISGVVLIHPYFWGKTPVDEFETRDETKRRGIEARWRVASPNSEDGVDDPLFNVVGSETVDLSGLGCGRVLVVVAGDDTFARQGLGYAAKLEKSGWEGEVEVMEIKDEGHVHHLKSPDTDNARKVVNKVAEFIKKVSQ
- the LOC111208185 gene encoding chloroplastic import inner membrane translocase subunit HP30-1; amino-acid sequence: MKSEQTVTPFTAVVNGGLAGAIYGGIAGMIIPPLFRRLYRGLAPLSQAQYVRKFARECSALAAAGCGIESMMRGIRGKDDLTNHLVSGLGGGLAYSFVNRGLKLKPSHALFCAAGCAVLSGTEYKMNEIFSATDE